GACAAAAGTAAAAACTGTACATAGGTTGGTGCAtctttctctcattttataTCATTCTGCAGAAGTTGAAAGAAGTTTTTAATTGTTGTATAATAAGTGGAAACAAATTTAACTTTGGCAACACAAGTACGGACGCCGGAATCACTCCTAATGTGGCTCATCACATTTTACATTTGTTATTGCAAATATGGCTGTACCCTTGATATGATACTTCCATTATACTACCTCTTCAAAACTGATGAATAATTCATGTACACACTACACTACATTTACTGAGAACATGCCAGAGGAAGGCAAAAGTGAAAATACACATATCATGCAAGAAAGGAACTCATAAGCAAAAAACAGCAACATGTAGATTGAAGTATTCCGGTTATACTTTCACTAAAAACAGTAAGAACAAGGTAGAAATTAGAGGCATCAACAAGTTTTTAAGAGGCAACATAGAGTTATTATGGCTTGTAGTACTTGCTGGGTACAAAAGGCATCTTGGTAACCACCCCATCATAAGACTTTCCTCGAATCACAATCTTGACATTAGTCCCTGTCTTGTGGTTACCCGTTTTTACGTATCCCATTGCTATGTTCTTCTTGAGACAAGGGCTGAAACCACCACTGGTGATTTCTCCAATATTTTGTCCATTTGAATCTTGAATTTCACTGTGACTTCTAGGGGGTGGGCCTGAAGAGAAAAAGCCAACTCGCCTGATTTTAGGACCTTCTTCAATTTGCTTTAGTATTACCTCAGCACCAAGGAAGCCTCCTTCTGCCCTTCTTCTCTTCCCTATGGCCCATGTAAGACCTGCCTCTACAGGTGTTGTGTGCTGCTCCATGTCATTACCGTATAAGCACAATCCAGCCTCAAGACGAAGACTGTCACGAGCTCCTAAACCTGTTAACCGAATCTTCCCTTCTGATTTCTCCAAAAGAGCTTTTGCAAGATCAAGAGCATTTTCTGAAGGTACTGAAATTTCAAATCCATCTTCACCAGTATACCTGAAAACCGCTCAAAATACACATTATGTCAGAGGGGCTGTCGCAAGTCAAGATTACTTGTGCAAGGATCAAGTGCCAATCATACATCAGAAGTAGGAAATGATTGCATAAGAAAATAGCTCACCGAATGAAAAGAAACATGGAGAAGTTACCTTATGGATACAGTTGCAGCTGTTTTACACATTTGTGTGCAATAACAAAGGGGTATTCAATCATAACAGAAGCCAGGTTAACCCATTATTAAACAATTAAAGAAGGAACTAACCGATGAAAATGCTTGGACCTTTTTTCATTTATCTGAATTGATTCTgattttgaactttttaaaaaagtctATCAAACTATAGGATTGCTTTTTCTCGGGGCAGACTCAGCACTCAATTTTGAAGAGGAAAGCAAGAGCAGAAGCATACCCTGTCCTTGTGAGGAAGCATGGTGCCCCATTGATATCCAAAACCCTGAATTCCCCAAAGTACATCTTGCTCAAATCATCTTTTGTCAGATATTGAAGAACTGGAGCAGCAAGGGGTCCCTGAACAAAAGAAATCGAGAAAAATAATCTGTAACTAGCGAAACAATCAAACAACTTAAAGAAGTGAAATGAAAAAACATTATTTCCTGAAAAGCAGAAAATGAAAGAGATTAATTATTTCCTGAAAAGcagtaaaatgaaagaaattgttTCCTGAAAATCAAAGACATTAGTTCGAGAGAtgcattgaaagaaaataagattCATTAATTGTGGGGAAGATGAAGATTGTTTGGTAAATATCTTGCAAGTTGCACATTCTTCTTGTTGGTTGAAGGAGAAAGAACAGAAGAGCGAGGTATTAATATGCATGAATTCGGCAATATTTGCACGAAGGGAAAGAAAATAACTTACTGcatcaaaagaaaataacttagtGATACAATGAGAAAAGGTCATCCGGAAAGTATATTCTTTTGGATCTATACATTATCACCAGATATGATCAAGTGCAAATTACCTTAAGCTAGAAAAATCCCACGCTTCTACAGATAGTCTGAAATTCTATGAGCTTAATATTTTTGACATTCTGTATCCACTGGGATGTTGGATATCACTTTCTCATATCCTTGACTATTAAAGCACCCTTTTCAATCTTTGATCGGTTCTTAGTGCATCTGATTAGCATTATTACTTACTTCATAATAAgagaatatttatataaagcATATAGCATGTCAAATCGTTGGAAAGAACAAGCTAACCTGAAGGGCTAAAAGCGATCTCTCATCATGGATGTGCCATGAAACATCACCGCCTTTTGACTTGAATGATTTCATGTGCTCCTCAATGTGTGCAAGATCCTTGTCCCTGCAACCCGCATTTACAACAAGGTAGATGTGATCATTAGTCACCTTGGTGACCACTGAATCATCAATTGCACCTCCCTTCTCATTTGTGAAGACTGTGAGACTACCAGTCCCAGGAGCAAGCCCAGCAACATCAGCAATAACAAGCTTTTCCAGGAAAGGGATAGTATCTTTCCCCTTGAGGCTTAGCCCACACATATGAGAGACATCAAAGAGACTACCATTCTCCCTACAATTTACTGTAGAGTCCATAATTGAGTCCTTATACTGGATAGGCATACTCCAACCAGCGAAAGGCACCATCTTTCCCCCATTGACAACATGGAAGTCATACAGAACAGTCTTCTTCAGATCAGCATCAGAAGCAAAGCATCTACGACCAATAGTCTTCTTATCAGCCTGAGCCAGACGTCTGGTGATCGATTGTCCAAGTTGCCACAATCCTCCTCTCATCTTTCCAAATAGTCTGACCAGTTTACAGACAAATCATCCACACAATAAGACTGATCATTTTTCAATGCAAAAAATTGAATCCatctaattttcaaaaatatcaaaatcattactGAGAACTGTCGCAAACACCATTCCCAGTAGTGCCAAGAATAAACAGAAAGCCAGAACATGTAAATAATCATAACCAACTTCTAAATCATCTAGGAATGCAAAACTTTCTGTGTCAACTTTTTTCTCAATAAGTATTCAATAATTTAGCTTTTCATTTTCATGAGACACTTTATAAAAGAATAGTCAAAATGGCAATAGCTAAAGTAAAAGAAGAACTTAAAGAGCATATAAACTTTCACAAACAGATGGATTAATCCGTTTGATTCAATAACATTCAATAGTACTCTTTCTTAACTCCTTTATCCATCCTAAATCACATCAGAACTTCTCAATGTTGAACTCCCAGAACCAACCACTTTAGAATAGTTCCACTTTCTTGATGTAATTTAGCCTATCCTAGGATTATAACAACATTAAATCAATCAGGGCCAATTGTTTTTATCTGTTTGAAGGTGGAGGAACTCCATGAAAGTTCAATTTAGTGTGAAAATTTGGACAACATTCAGCAGTTCAGATCCAAATAGAATGATCTAAAAGGTGATACAATGACAGATCTctgaaagagagaaaaaaaaaatacaatcttGTGTTTCAAGATTAATGGTAATTACATGagaagaattgaagaagagaTAATAAGGAGACTTACCACCTTTcaaaaagattgaatctttttgTATTCTTGAAAAGATAAATCTGAGAGCTTATAAGAGTTTACTCATACCAACTGATATATGGATGGGTACAGAAAAAAGACAAGGCCTTTTTATCTGATAAATACCAATCTTGGTGTTGGTGGTAGGCAACaaggaaaattatatttttaatatttatattttttttaaataattaaaaaaaaaaagagagaaaagattTGTTGGTGGTGAAGAGTGGGTGGAGGAGGCTTTCTATTACAAATAGAGAACTCATCTTTAGTGAGTGGTAGGAATTTGGATGCTCCCTCTCTCTCCTTCACCTTTTGGATTTGGCTCTTTGGTTGGTATTTTCATTCAGTTGACATGACATTTTCACAAGCCCTTTAACTCTAATTCTTTTCCATTTATCAATCGAATAGGTAaaagtttcttaaaaaataaagtcaTCTCTTATtacgataaaaaaaattataaatttcaattaGAGTATTAATTATAAGAGATATCAATTATAGACAAGgtatatacaaaaacaaattaaaaaaaactaacacaAGATAAGTAGATGAgccttttctctcttttttttgggTACTTTTGATGCCTGTGTTGGGCTCCAAACTTATAACTCTGTTTCtatttagaagaaatttgagGGCTGGGCTTTTAAGCCATTAAGCTCAAAGCTCACAACTACTTTGCCTCAAAGCCCACATGAGAAATCAGTGTTCTCAAGGCCCAAATCAGAGAGTCACCTTcttaaaataattctttttgtaaATAGATTCCTCACAAAGTTTATTACAAGTAggcaaataaaataaaatggccTCCATTGTCTAACAATTAGCAATAGTTGTGTTCtgtttaaatatatgtatagtGCATTTACAttcaatgaataaaaatattctttttaatttggaATTTTCAAAATTGGATTTATGTTTGAccactattttttatttattaaatgtatttttaaaaagaagtataaaatatgatttaaacaagtattttaaaaaaaataaaaatttaaaggaaaaatgacCTACAAATTTGGCTGTTTTAGATGGTCCCACGCAACGTGTGCCAAAATTAGAAGCAGATTCACCAAGTTGGTCTCAATGTAATGGAAGTCAAAGAAGCTAGTGAGTAAACTATAAAGATCGAATCTGTTCGTCTTCTCAAATCTTGAAGGTGAACAAAGTGAAGGAAGACAAGGAAGAATGGGGTCGATAGCGAAAAAGGGTCTCCAACAGTACTTGCTACAGCTTCAGCAGCACCCTTTACGAACAAAGGTCAAACCTTTTACCCAATTTCTTTACCAatctttttgtttctcttttcaactttttttttttttttgatttgtgaAGAGGGGTTTTGggatattttgaattgtttgcCCAATTGTGATGTGGGTCTTATTTAATTTGTCGAGAAGTTGCTATTTTGATACAAAGATTTCATCTTTTTCTCCTGCATTTTCATGAAGTTTTTGCCAACTTTGCTGAAGTTTAAGCAGAATTGGTACTCGATTAATCTATGATAGTTGAATCCTAAATGGCAGGCAATAACGGCGGGAGTGTTGTCGGCGATCAGTGATTTAGTGGCTCAGAAGATCACTGGCATTCAGAAGCTTCAAGTTAGACGCCTTCTTCTCAAAGTGGTACGGTTCCTCTACCTTCTATTTGCAGAGGTTTATATTTTCTAGTACTAAAAAATACATTTGTGGTAGAATGGAGGTCATAATTGCAATTTGTAAGCACTCCCATGGTTGCATTTACGTATCTGAGCTTGAGTACGATGACTTAGTAAATTTCATGATACTTTTAACGATTTTTTCCCTCCGATTCAAAAAGAAGTAGCAGTGAAGTTTCATATACTGGCCTGAGTGCCTCATGTTTGGTTTAGAGGTTTGCTGTCTgtgtcttttcattaaaaattcgCTTGGTTCTGTAACACTAGTACACTACCTTAGACCCTAGTCTCTTTCATTGCTTTCTGATGATGGTGTTAACCGGCCAGTTTATGTGCATCTACTAATACTCCAGGAAGCCTGATATAACCCATAATTACTTGTTTTTGTAAACCTGTCTATCAAGGTTAGAAAATAGAACAAACACTCAATGTTGCAGCTTGGAATATAGAACTCCTATGCCTCGATTACTCAGCCTTAAACCGTGGTATCTTTTATGTAATACCAAGTATAAATGAATTATAGCCTCTAAGTGCATCAGGTACagaaactaaatataaaaagcAAACTAATGCAGTGTTAACATGCTCTCTGGCTTGGATGGAAGTGGTAATTAAAAATGTAACCCAATGCAATGTGATCAgcttttctcaaatttttcttaaaatgacAGGATTAACATGCCAAAGAGattgctttatttttttgttctagAGAATTCCAACCCAATTTATTTCGGTTTTGGGTAAATATTTCGGTTGTGCTTATCTAGGGTTGAATGGGCAAGTTTATTTCAGATTCTAGTGTTTCTTCtgaatgaaaattttacaaCTTACGGGAAGCACTGTTTTGGTTATGAGCCACAAAGGATGTTACAGATATATTTCTTCTTTTGCGTGAAATGTCTTTACTCATACTGGTCCTACTGCACAAAGGCTTCTGCACTGAGTATTGGACGGTAGCCTCTGTTGCGTTAAAGAGGTGCTATTTCTGGCTAAtcctttaattttctatttagaTTGTCAAATTTGAAAACTGGAGTGAGATATTTCAAGTTGGAAATGTAGCATGTGGAATATTGTTACTTGTCACACCACGGACCTAGAAAGTTAGGAGTCAGAAGAAAGGGAAGTGTTTCAAAAAATTGACAACTAACTAGTATGGAGTGCTGCTTGAATTAGCTTTAATATCTTGAGTTGCTTTGAAGATTTGTCTTTGAGGTTTGAGAATCTGAATACTGAGCAAGTAGTTGGCATTGAGCATACAAAGTAAAAGTTCATCTCCTGGCTAACATTAGTCACGACGAGTGAATGGATACAGAAAATTCATACAACCGACCCCAATTAGCTTGTTATTTAGGCGGAATTGTTGTGGGGGTAGGTTAAGTTTAGTTGCAATTATGTGtcaatttttcttcaatttcagcGTTATTACTGACACTGCATGGCAAAATCATTTGATTCATTTGGTATCACGTGTTTCATATTCCTCTACTTTGTGAATAAGTTGGTATTTGGGATGTCATCATCTGCTTCACCTGTAACTACATGCAGCTTTTTGGTGTTGCCTATCTTGGACCATTTGGGCATTTTCTTCACTTATTACTGGACAAACTTTTCAAGGGGAAGAGAGACAAGAGTACAGTTGCCAAAAAGGTACTAAACCCTCTTTTCTTTGGATGATTTAGTATGCTTCACGAAATAGGATATGGTATCTTGTACATGGATGTTACACATAACCTTGTACTCTATGGATCTGATCTACCTCCTACATGGATCTATATCAATAGAACTGCTTGACTGTATACTCATGACGTGATAAATTGCTAAACATGCCTACTTGAATTTAGCACTTGTTTATTGTTTTGCTAAATAATATTACCAGATAGAGAAAGaagtaaataagtaaataaacagTGAGCTGATAAATATACAAGAATGTGAACTTGCATATTGATTATTTCAGGTGTTGCTGGAACAAATTACTGTGTCACCCTGGAATAACTTGCTTTTCATGGTTTACTATGGAATAGTTATTGAAAGtgagttttcttttgagttaCCACTGTCTTTAACATTCTGACATATAAACTATTGCATGGTATATATTATCACGCCAAAACTCAACATCATGTTGTACAACCAAATGTCAAGTAGACAAAACTGTCCTTAAGCAATCAAATTAGGATTGTTATCTAAGAACTCAAAGGGGCTGATGAAAGTC
This window of the Solanum pennellii chromosome 2, SPENNV200 genome carries:
- the LOC107011011 gene encoding aminomethyltransferase, mitochondrial, which produces MRGGLWQLGQSITRRLAQADKKTIGRRCFASDADLKKTVLYDFHVVNGGKMVPFAGWSMPIQYKDSIMDSTVNCRENGSLFDVSHMCGLSLKGKDTIPFLEKLVIADVAGLAPGTGSLTVFTNEKGGAIDDSVVTKVTNDHIYLVVNAGCRDKDLAHIEEHMKSFKSKGGDVSWHIHDERSLLALQGPLAAPVLQYLTKDDLSKMYFGEFRVLDINGAPCFLTRTGYTGEDGFEISVPSENALDLAKALLEKSEGKIRLTGLGARDSLRLEAGLCLYGNDMEQHTTPVEAGLTWAIGKRRRAEGGFLGAEVILKQIEEGPKIRRVGFFSSGPPPRSHSEIQDSNGQNIGEITSGGFSPCLKKNIAMGYVKTGNHKTGTNVKIVIRGKSYDGVVTKMPFVPSKYYKP
- the LOC107009023 gene encoding peroxisomal membrane protein PMP22-like; amino-acid sequence: MGSIAKKGLQQYLLQLQQHPLRTKAITAGVLSAISDLVAQKITGIQKLQVRRLLLKVLFGVAYLGPFGHFLHLLLDKLFKGKRDKSTVAKKVLLEQITVSPWNNLLFMVYYGIVIEKRPWIQVKSNIKREYPKVQYTAWAFWPVVGWVNHLYVPLQLRVVFHSIIACCWGIFLNLRARSMVLKKA